A single region of the Nitrospirota bacterium genome encodes:
- a CDS encoding PAS domain S-box protein: protein MASPDRKTKAELIEEFTALRRRLADLEVKENECVLAKEALSDSQRLYRTIFENTGTATVIIEEDTTLSMVNTEFARLAGYAQSEIEGTKSWMDFVQGADLERMREYHRLRRSRPEAAPKNYEFMFIDRYGATRDILATVAVIPGTQKSVASFLDITERKRAAGERERLITQLKEMLASVSRSKKEWQDTFDSITDLIYIVDRKYNIIKANKACADHLGLDPQDLIDKKCYVIFHGERVPVAGCPHTTALREQRVVTEEGVDPESNRLFRMTAFPYCSPDGQLLGTIVVKRDITEKREQEMRLIITERLASLGELASGIAHEINNPLASIGGCAEGLLMRLRKGQYDPALFEKYLKIIEEEVQRCKQITTTMLSFVRQPTYDKKAISLHELLDRTIELIGFQSRLKEMRIVRDFAPEMPSVIGSEGELRQVFMAVITNALDAMRNKGTLTLSTRIEDRKAIVSIGDSGPGVAREHLSNIFEPFFTTKVTSGGTGLGLSIAKKIIEAHNGDISVTSKKNEGTVFTILLPL from the coding sequence ATGGCATCGCCTGATAGAAAGACCAAAGCAGAATTGATCGAAGAGTTCACTGCGCTCCGCCGGCGCCTCGCCGACCTGGAGGTGAAGGAGAACGAGTGCGTGCTGGCGAAGGAGGCGCTCAGCGATTCGCAGAGGCTCTACCGGACCATCTTCGAGAATACCGGTACGGCGACGGTGATCATCGAGGAGGATACGACGCTCTCGATGGTCAACACCGAGTTCGCACGGCTCGCGGGATACGCACAGTCCGAGATCGAAGGAACGAAGAGCTGGATGGATTTCGTGCAGGGCGCGGACCTCGAACGGATGAGGGAATACCACCGCCTGCGGAGGAGCAGGCCCGAGGCAGCCCCGAAGAATTATGAGTTCATGTTTATCGACCGGTACGGCGCGACCAGGGACATACTCGCTACGGTCGCCGTTATCCCCGGCACACAGAAGAGCGTCGCCTCGTTCCTGGATATCACCGAGCGCAAGCGCGCCGCCGGGGAGCGCGAGCGGCTCATCACGCAGCTCAAGGAAATGCTCGCCAGTGTCTCCCGGTCGAAGAAGGAGTGGCAGGATACCTTCGACAGCATTACCGATCTCATTTATATCGTCGACCGGAAATACAACATCATCAAGGCCAATAAGGCCTGCGCCGACCATCTCGGTCTCGATCCGCAGGACCTCATCGATAAGAAGTGCTATGTCATTTTTCATGGCGAGCGGGTGCCGGTGGCGGGGTGCCCGCATACTACGGCCCTGAGGGAGCAGCGGGTCGTAACCGAAGAGGGGGTCGATCCGGAGAGTAATCGTCTGTTCCGCATGACCGCATTCCCTTACTGTTCACCCGACGGACAGCTGCTCGGCACGATCGTCGTCAAGAGAGACATCACCGAAAAGCGGGAGCAGGAGATGCGGCTCATCATTACCGAGCGCCTCGCTTCGCTGGGGGAGCTGGCTTCGGGCATCGCCCACGAGATCAACAACCCCCTCGCCTCGATCGGGGGCTGTGCAGAGGGCCTTCTGATGCGGCTGCGAAAGGGGCAGTACGACCCCGCGCTCTTCGAGAAGTACCTGAAGATCATCGAGGAGGAGGTGCAGCGCTGCAAGCAGATTACGACGACCATGCTCTCCTTTGTGCGCCAGCCGACCTACGATAAGAAGGCGATCAGCCTTCACGAGCTGCTCGACAGGACCATAGAGCTCATCGGCTTCCAGAGCAGACTCAAGGAGATGCGCATCGTACGGGATTTCGCTCCGGAGATGCCGTCGGTGATCGGCAGTGAAGGGGAGCTGCGGCAGGTCTTCATGGCGGTCATCACCAATGCCCTCGACGCCATGAGGAACAAGGGTACGCTCACCCTGAGCACCCGCATCGAAGACAGGAAGGCGATCGTTTCCATCGGCGATTCCGGGCCGGGGGTTGCGCGGGAGCATCTCAGCAACATATTCGAGCCTTTCTTTACTACCAAGGTGACGTCAGGGGGGACGGGCCTCGGGCTCTCCATAGCCAAGAAGATCATCGAGGCCCATAACGGCGACATCTCGGTAACTTCCAAGAAAAACGAGGGCACTGTTTTTACCATACTGCTTCCCCTCTGA
- a CDS encoding sigma-54 dependent transcriptional regulator, whose amino-acid sequence MKILVADDDKNMRSLLASELSYEGFDVVPAESGTHALELLKSEEVDVALLDLNMPDLGGMDVLKTIRSSELPVEAIILTGFASIPSAVEAMRLGAYDYVTKPFSAQELKEVIRKAFEKRRLLKENLALKLQIKRHYAASSPIIAKSPGMVGLMDQVRRIAPSDLPALILGESGAGKELIARALHEASPRAEEPFIAINCGAIPEAMMESELFGYERGAFTGAYARKLGLLEIAGRGTVFLDEIGELPLPLQVKLLRVIETRSFMRLGGTREVGLQVRFISATNRDLTEAVGSGRFRQDLYYRISPLILAIPPLRERREDIPLLVEHFMKNAPSYRGKHVTEAALRALTEYSWPGNVRELQNVIHRALLLSPGGRIDRADLPFDLASGRRGVLRRLDDVEREHILAVLRATGGQRGKAAEILGIDPKTLYRKLLSYGIA is encoded by the coding sequence GGAGCCTCCTTGCCAGCGAGCTCTCCTACGAAGGGTTCGATGTGGTCCCGGCCGAGAGCGGTACGCATGCCCTCGAGCTGCTCAAGAGCGAGGAGGTCGATGTCGCGCTCCTCGATCTGAATATGCCCGATCTCGGCGGCATGGACGTTTTGAAGACGATACGAAGCAGCGAGCTGCCGGTCGAAGCGATCATCCTGACCGGCTTTGCGAGCATCCCTTCTGCAGTGGAAGCGATGCGGCTCGGGGCGTATGACTATGTCACCAAACCCTTCAGTGCCCAGGAGCTGAAGGAGGTCATCCGCAAGGCCTTCGAAAAGCGCCGGCTCCTGAAGGAGAATCTCGCGCTCAAGCTCCAGATCAAGCGGCACTATGCTGCGTCGTCGCCGATCATCGCGAAGAGTCCCGGGATGGTCGGGCTTATGGACCAGGTGAGGAGAATCGCCCCCTCGGACCTGCCGGCGCTCATCCTGGGAGAGAGCGGGGCCGGCAAGGAGCTCATAGCACGTGCCCTCCACGAGGCGTCCCCGCGGGCCGAAGAGCCTTTCATCGCGATCAACTGCGGCGCGATACCGGAGGCGATGATGGAGAGCGAGCTGTTCGGCTACGAACGGGGCGCTTTTACCGGGGCCTATGCGCGGAAGCTGGGACTGCTCGAGATCGCCGGCAGGGGGACCGTCTTCCTCGACGAGATCGGCGAGCTTCCCCTGCCGCTCCAGGTGAAGCTCCTCCGTGTTATCGAGACGAGGAGCTTCATGCGCCTCGGCGGGACCAGGGAGGTGGGCCTGCAGGTGAGATTCATCTCCGCTACGAACAGGGACCTCACCGAGGCGGTCGGGAGCGGACGGTTCAGGCAGGATCTCTATTACCGCATCAGTCCGCTTATCCTCGCCATCCCTCCTCTTCGGGAACGGCGGGAGGATATCCCGCTCCTCGTCGAGCATTTCATGAAGAACGCCCCCTCGTACCGGGGAAAGCACGTTACCGAAGCGGCGCTCCGGGCGCTGACCGAGTATTCGTGGCCCGGCAATGTGCGGGAGCTCCAGAATGTCATTCACCGCGCCCTCCTCCTGTCGCCGGGGGGGCGCATCGACCGCGCTGACCTGCCGTTCGATCTGGCATCGGGCAGGCGGGGCGTCCTGCGGCGGCTCGACGACGTCGAGCGGGAGCACATCCTCGCGGTGCTCCGCGCAACAGGCGGGCAGCGGGGCAAGGCCGCGGAGATACTGGGGATCGATCCCAAGACGCTGTATCGGAAACTGCTGAGCTATGGCATCGCCTGA
- a CDS encoding thermonuclease family protein, with translation MKLSYYTRIFLLITLLAATACPAAAERLATPFRVITVHDGDTVSIRAKSFAGIPLKAERVRLIGIDAPELDQEPWGRRAKRHLKQLISKSNWIVLIERDVEQRDRHGRPLVYLWDRRGERMLNEEMIEAGYARLYTIPPNVKYSGRLAEAQRRAFLRRAGIWSKEGLKESPGQWRRAHPRGNGG, from the coding sequence ATGAAACTCTCCTATTATACAAGAATTTTCTTACTTATTACGCTCCTCGCCGCCACTGCGTGCCCTGCAGCGGCCGAGCGGCTGGCAACTCCCTTTCGCGTCATCACGGTCCATGACGGCGACACCGTAAGCATACGGGCGAAGAGCTTCGCAGGAATTCCGCTCAAGGCCGAGCGGGTGAGACTGATCGGGATCGACGCGCCCGAGCTCGACCAGGAGCCGTGGGGGAGGCGGGCAAAACGGCACCTGAAACAGCTCATCAGCAAGAGTAATTGGATCGTCCTTATCGAACGGGATGTCGAGCAGAGAGACCGCCATGGGAGACCGCTCGTCTACCTGTGGGACCGCCGGGGAGAGCGGATGCTCAACGAAGAGATGATCGAGGCCGGGTACGCCCGGCTCTATACCATCCCGCCGAACGTGAAGTACAGCGGCCGGCTTGCCGAGGCGCAGAGGCGGGCATTCCTGCGCAGAGCCGGCATATGGAGCAAGGAGGGACTGAAGGAGTCCCCCGGGCAGTGGAGAAGAGCACACCCGCGGGGAAACGGCGGATAG
- a CDS encoding bacteriohemerythrin, with protein sequence MALMDWSDKLSVNIREIDEQHRKLISMINELHDAMKAGKGKEVVGPILTGLVQYVATHFATEERLMKTHAYPEYLKHKVEHDNLTRQALDLQKQFQEGKPVLTVELMTFLKNWLSSHILGTDKSYSPYLNSKGVA encoded by the coding sequence ATGGCACTTATGGATTGGTCGGACAAATTGAGCGTCAACATACGCGAGATCGACGAGCAGCACAGGAAGCTTATCAGCATGATCAACGAGCTTCACGACGCCATGAAAGCGGGTAAGGGAAAAGAGGTGGTGGGACCGATCCTTACCGGGCTCGTGCAGTACGTTGCGACCCACTTTGCCACTGAAGAGAGGCTCATGAAGACGCACGCCTATCCCGAATATCTCAAACACAAGGTCGAGCACGACAACCTCACCAGGCAGGCTTTGGATCTGCAGAAGCAGTTCCAGGAGGGGAAGCCGGTGCTCACCGTCGAGCTGATGACCTTTCTGAAGAATTGGCTCTCGAGCCATATCCTCGGGACCGACAAGAGCTACAGCCCCTACCTGAACAGCAAGGGCGTCGCCTAA
- a CDS encoding response regulator, giving the protein MEAKKKILLADDDKNFGFILKNELEDENYDVDLYTDGVEAVLGFISAAYDLVLLDVKMPRLDGISTLRIIKKLRPETPAVIFSGNATPHDMAESVQVGEITYFDKPFEIKALKSYIKNYIL; this is encoded by the coding sequence ATGGAAGCAAAGAAGAAGATTCTTCTCGCCGACGATGACAAGAATTTCGGTTTCATACTCAAAAACGAGCTGGAGGACGAGAATTACGACGTCGATCTCTATACCGACGGCGTCGAGGCAGTGCTGGGGTTTATCTCTGCTGCCTACGATCTCGTCCTGCTCGATGTGAAGATGCCCCGGCTGGACGGCATCAGCACGCTCAGGATCATCAAGAAGCTCAGGCCCGAGACCCCTGCTGTCATCTTCTCGGGAAATGCGACGCCCCACGATATGGCGGAGTCGGTGCAGGTGGGAGAGATCACCTACTTCGATAAGCCTTTCGAGATAAAGGCGCTGAAGAGCTATATAAAGAATTATATTTTGTGA
- a CDS encoding shikimate kinase, producing MKNIVLTGFMGTGKTVVGTLLAERLRRPLIDVDSEIEREQRMTVAEIFAREGEAAFRDMEAAVIRRLSERAGVIIATGGGAVVRQENRENLRKNGVVVCLTASPEATLERTRAAGTRPLLQVDDPLQRIRELLEARGPYYAKADMVIDTEGKTPADVAEEIVQRIREEVNE from the coding sequence GTGAAGAATATTGTCCTCACCGGGTTCATGGGGACCGGAAAGACCGTGGTCGGCACGCTGCTGGCTGAGAGGCTGCGCCGCCCGCTGATCGATGTGGACAGCGAGATCGAGCGGGAGCAGCGTATGACCGTCGCCGAGATCTTTGCCCGTGAGGGAGAGGCGGCGTTCAGGGATATGGAGGCAGCGGTCATCAGGAGGCTGTCGGAGAGAGCGGGGGTTATCATCGCTACCGGCGGCGGCGCGGTGGTGCGGCAGGAGAACAGGGAAAACCTCAGGAAGAACGGCGTGGTCGTATGCCTGACCGCATCCCCCGAGGCGACCCTGGAGCGGACCCGGGCCGCCGGCACGAGGCCGCTCCTCCAGGTCGACGACCCCCTGCAGCGGATCAGGGAGCTCCTGGAGGCGCGCGGCCCGTACTATGCAAAGGCGGACATGGTAATCGATACCGAGGGAAAGACGCCCGCGGACGTGGCTGAAGAGATCGTGCAGCGGATAAGGGAAGAGGTAAACGAGTAA